In Balaenoptera acutorostrata chromosome 19, mBalAcu1.1, whole genome shotgun sequence, the following proteins share a genomic window:
- the LOC103016430 gene encoding LOW QUALITY PROTEIN: dipeptidase 3 (The sequence of the model RefSeq protein was modified relative to this genomic sequence to represent the inferred CDS: substituted 1 base at 1 genomic stop codon): MPPVGRKAPRALTRWPLLRLLLLLWLLLWPVTRARTTQGTPSASTRPDTSGAPTVPGSPRAPSLHERARALMRDFRLVDGQNHLPLLLKQHFRNKLQEVNLRNFSLGQTSLDKLRDGLVGAQFWSAYAPCHTQDQDAVHLTREQIDLIRRVCASYSELELVTSARGLNSTQKLACLIGVEGGHSLDSSLSVLRSFYLLGVRYLTLTFTCNTTWXASSTKFQHFYTDISGLTSFGEKVIGEMNRLGMMVDLSYGSDTLARQALKVSRAPVIFSHSAAKAVCDNMLNVPDDVLQLLKKNGGIVMVSLSTGVLPCNLFANVSTVADHFDHIRAVTGSEFSGISGNYDGSGRFPEGLEDVSTYPVLIEELLRRGWREEELQGVLRGNLLRVFRQVKQVREENSGQSPAEDEFPNRQVGRSCHSHLTRPQNEHLAAHHVGNKWPTNQALQRPSKASPHVVLGLMAAATFSILILWL; the protein is encoded by the exons ATGCCGCCCGTAGGCCGCAAGGCTCCCCGCGCGCTCACCCGTTGGCCTCTTCTGCGTCTGCTGCTCCTGCTGTGGCTGCTGCTGTGGCCGGTAACCCGCGCCCGGACCACGCAGGGAACCCCCAGCGCCTCGACCCGGCCGGACACCTCCGGCGCCCCAACAGTGCCGGGCTCCCCGAGAGCCCCGAGTCTGCATGAGCGCGCGCGGGCCCTGATGCGGGACTTCCGGCTCGTGGATGG ccagaACCACCTGCCCCTGCTCCTGAAACAGCATTTCCGGAACAAGCTACAGGAGGTCAACCTGCGCAATTTCAGCCTTGGCCAAACCAGCCTGGACAAGCTCAGGGATGGCCTTGTGGGTGCCCAG TTCTGGTCAGCCTATGCACCATGCCACACCCAGGACCAGGATGCTGTGCACCTCACGCGGGAGCAGATTGACCTCATTCGTCGCGTGTGTGCCTCCTACTCTGAACTGGAGCTTGTGACCTCAGCCAGAG GACTGAACAGCACTCAAAAGCTGGCTTGCCTTATTGGTGTAGAGGGTGGTCACTCACTAGACAGTAGCCTCTCTGTGCTGCGCAGTTTCTATCTGCTGGGAGTACGCTACCTGACACTCACCTTCACCTGCAACACGACCTGGTGAGCA AGTTCCACCAAGTTTCAACACTTCTACACCGACATCAGTGGGTTGACAAGCTTTGGTGAG AAGGTGATAGGGGAAATGAACCGCCTGGGCATGATGGTGGACTTGTCCTACGGGTCGGACACCTTGGCGCGGCAAGCCCTGAAGGTGTCAAGGGCCCCTGTGATCTTCTCCCACTCAGCTGCCAAGGCTGTGTGCGACAATATGCTGAATGTTCCCGATGACGTCCTGCAACTTCTG AAGAAAAATGGTGGCATTGTTATGGTGTCGCTGTCCACGGGGGTGCTGCCGTGTAACCTGTTTGCTAATGTGTCCACCGTGGCAG ATCACTTTGACCACATCAGGGCTGTCACTGGATCTGAGTTCTCCGGGATTAGCGGAAACTATGATGGGTCTGGCCG GTTCCCTGAGGGGCTGGAGGACGTGTCCACATATCCGGTACTGATAGAGGAGTTGCTGAGGCGTGGCTGGAGGGAGGAAGAGCTGCAGGGTGTCCTTCGTGGAAACCTGCTGCGGGTCTTCAGACAAGTGAAACAG GTGAGAGAGGAAAACAGTGGCCAGAGCCCTGCAGAGGATGAATTTCCAAACAGGCAGGTGGGCAGGTCGTGCCACTCCCACCTGACTCGGCCTCAGAATGAACACCTGGCCGCACACCATGTGGGAAACAAGTGGCCAACCAATCAGGCCCTCCAGAGGCCCTCAAAAGCCTCCCCACAC
- the LOC103003924 gene encoding LOW QUALITY PROTEIN: dipeptidase 2-like (The sequence of the model RefSeq protein was modified relative to this genomic sequence to represent the inferred CDS: inserted 1 base in 1 codon), whose amino-acid sequence MGGERALSRGQLSPRELPLSRGREGSAALWLPGFADRGSPHTACGPGGLEGPRALSQRPLLCLLLLLCLLLRPVTRVQTTPGTSSTPSPRERTRALMRDFPLVDGHNDMPLVLRQFYHNGLQDVNLCNFSHGQTSLDRLKDGLVGAQFWSAYVPCQTHERDAVRLTLEQIDLIRLMCASYSELELVTSFKAHNNTRKLACLICVEGGHSLDSSLSILRTFYALGVRYVTLTHTCNTPWAQSSAKGIHPFYSNVSRLTGFGEKVVAEMNRLGMMVDLSHVXDAVARRALEMSQAPVIFSHSAARGVCKNTRNVPDDILQLLKKNGGIVMVSLSVRVLQCNPLANVPTVADHFDHIRAVIGCKFIGIGGDYDGAGRFPQGLEDVSIYPVLIEELLRRGWSEEDLWGVLRGNVRWVFRQVEQVREENEGQSPFEDEFPDEQLGSSCRSVLPRLHQREDLAPDQKLSRAAVRGNPILSPKWSFSKSCPHMGPGLTVIAAFPVLIVWLW is encoded by the exons ATGGGAGGCGAGCGGGCTCTCAGCAGAGGCCAGCTTAGCCCGCGGGAGCTGCCTCTGAGCAGGGGGCGGGAGGGCAGTGCCGCCCTGTGGCTGCCGGGCTTCGCGGATCGCGGCTCTCCGCACACGG CTTGCGGCCCGGGGGGCCTCGAAGGTCCCCGCGCACTCAGCCAGCGGCCTCTGCTGTGTCTGCTGCTCCTGCTGTGTCTGCTGCTGCGGCCGGTAACCCGTGTCCAGACCACGCCGGGCACCTCCAGCACCCCAAGTCCGCGGGAGCGCACGCGGGCCCTGATGCGGGACTTCCCGCTTGTGGACGG CCACAACGACATGCCCCTGGTCCTGAGGCAGTTTTACCACAATGGGCTACAGGATGTTAATCTGTGCAATTTCAGCCATGGCCAGACCAGCTTGGACAGGCTGAAAGACGGTCTCGTGGGTGCCCAG TTCTGGTCAGCCTACGTCCCGTGCCAGACCCACGAACGGGATGCTGTGCGCCTCACCCTGGAGCAAATTGACCTCATCCGCCTCATGTGTGCCTCCTATTCTGAGCTGGAGCTTGTGACCTCATTTAAAG CTCACAACAATACCCGGAAGTTGGCTTGCCTCATTTGTGTGGAGGGCGGCCACTCACTGGACAGTAGCCTCTCCATCTTGCGTACCTTCTATGCGCTGGGTGTGCGCTACGTTACACTCACCCACACCTGCAACACACCCTG GGCACAGAGCTCAGCAAAGGGTATCCACCCCTTCTACAGCAATGTCAGTCGGCTGACCGGCTTTGGCGAG AAGGTGGTGGCAGAAATGAACCGCCTGGGCATGATGGTGGACTTGTCCCATG TCGATGCTGTGGCACGGCGAGCCCTAGAAATGTCACAGGCACCTGTCATCTTCTCCCACTCAGCTGCCCGGGGTGTGTGCAAGAACACTCGGAATGTTCCTGATGATATCCTGCAGCTTCTG AAGAAGAACGGCGGCATCGTGATGGTGTCCTTGTCCGTGCGGGTGCTGCAGTGCAACCCGTTAGCCAACGTGCCTACTGTGGCAG ATCACTTCGACCACATCAGGGCAGTCATTGGATGCAAGTTCATCGGGATTGGCGGAGATTATGACGGGGCTGGCCG GTTCCCACAGGGGCTGGAGGACGTGTCCATATACCCGGTACTGATAGAGGAGTTGCTGAGGCGTGGCTGGAGTGAGGAAGATCTCTGGGGTGTGCTTCGAGGAAACGTGCGGTGGGTCTTCAGACAGGTGGAACAG GTACGGGAGGAGAACGAGGGACAGAGTCCCTTCGAGGATGAGTTCCCAGATGAGCAGCTGGGCAGCTCTTGCCGCTCCGTCCTCCCACGTCTGCATCAGAGAGAGGATCTGGCTCCAGACCAGAAACTAAGCAGAGCTGCGGTTCGTGGGAATCCCATTTTGTCACCTAAGTGGTCATTCTCAAAATCTTGCCCCCACATGGGCCCAGGCCTCACAGTTATTGCTGCCTTCCCAGTCCTCATTGTTTGGCTCTGGTGA